From a region of the Candidatus Nanopelagicales bacterium genome:
- a CDS encoding SDR family oxidoreductase, with protein sequence APAYNRKIVFTSSVAALMGNPGQFNYTAAKGAIIAVTKTLARELGAFGINVNAVAPGFVETRLTAAKGPGNELGIPEEMRQMAKMMISLGRLGVPEDIANVTAFLASSDSDFISGVTIPVTGGQIGGM encoded by the coding sequence GCTCCCGCCTACAACCGCAAGATCGTCTTCACGTCCAGTGTCGCGGCGTTGATGGGTAACCCCGGCCAGTTCAACTACACCGCCGCCAAGGGCGCCATCATCGCCGTCACCAAGACGCTCGCCCGCGAGCTTGGTGCATTCGGCATCAACGTCAACGCCGTCGCTCCCGGCTTTGTTGAGACCCGCCTGACGGCCGCCAAGGGCCCCGGCAATGAGCTCGGCATTCCCGAAGAAATGCGCCAGATGGCCAAGATGATGATCTCGCTCGGGCGTCTGGGAGTCCCTGAGGACATTGCCAACGTGACCGCCTTCCTGGCCTCGTCCGACTCGGACTTCATCTCCGGTGTGACCATCCCGGTCACCGGCGGCCAGATCGGCGGGATGTAG
- a CDS encoding MaoC family dehydratase N-terminal domain-containing protein, with amino-acid sequence MALNTDFIGRTYRTDAAYLVGREKVREFADAIGDKNPLYHDVDAAKAAGHPDLIAPPTFPFVITFKAMVGAIGDPSLNLDYGRVVHGEEHFAYQRPLYAGDEVIVESTIVDISAVGKNELLALRQDVKTVKGELIVSTTNVTVSRGTAPETSEA; translated from the coding sequence ATGGCGTTGAACACGGACTTCATCGGGCGGACGTACCGAACGGATGCGGCCTACCTGGTCGGCCGGGAGAAGGTCAGGGAGTTCGCTGACGCGATCGGGGACAAGAATCCGCTCTACCACGACGTCGACGCCGCGAAGGCCGCCGGACATCCGGACCTGATCGCCCCACCGACGTTCCCGTTTGTGATCACGTTCAAGGCCATGGTCGGCGCGATCGGCGATCCGAGCCTCAACCTCGATTACGGGCGCGTGGTCCACGGCGAGGAGCACTTTGCCTACCAACGCCCTCTCTACGCCGGCGACGAGGTGATCGTCGAATCGACGATCGTGGACATCTCGGCGGTCGGGAAAAACGAGTTGCTAGCGCTACGCCAGGACGTCAAGACCGTCAAGGGCGAGTTGATTGTCTCCACCACGAATGTGACCGTCTCCCGCGGCACCGCACCTGAAACTTCGGAGGCCTAG